The following coding sequences lie in one Rutidosis leptorrhynchoides isolate AG116_Rl617_1_P2 chromosome 4, CSIRO_AGI_Rlap_v1, whole genome shotgun sequence genomic window:
- the LOC139841830 gene encoding protein ALP1-like — protein MAKALFKLFDLWDSDDEDELMILRELAEELDAEEAAAEEAAVEEAANNVRVPRTRIYIRRDRELACDNLYKHYFSDNPVYPETRFKRRFRMSSRLFKRIVNDIINYDVDPLPLHFEYFKQKNDAIGRQGFTTIEKCTSAIRQLAYGTTADMFDEYLQMAEGTSILCLNSFCKCVLELYVDEYLRKPTSSDIAHLYSAHEEKHGFKGMLGSIDYMHWKWKNCPNAWKGQYTSDHQGHPTLVFEAVASYDTWIWHAFFGATGVNNDVNVLNQSSLFDDIKNGNAPFAPFTVNGIEYTNGYYLADGIYPDWSTLMKAYSTPTDEPRAKFKRFQESARKDVERTFGILQGRFHILQMAGRPHTVNKLRRILYRCALLHNMIVEDNGFNISWLEEELLGTDEANPNYVRNRSRSREVREQEIRDRNIHDQLRNDLTEHI, from the coding sequence ATGGCAAAAGCTTTGTTTAAACTTTTTGATTTATGGGATTCGGATGATGAAGATGAGTTGATGATTTTACGAGAATTGGCCGAAGAATTAGACGCTGAAGAGGCTGCAGCAGAAGAGGCTGCAGTAGAAGAGGCTGCAAACAATGTACGTGTTCCACGAACTCGAATTTATATTCGTAGAGATCGTGAACTAGCATgtgataatctatacaaacactaTTTCTCAGATAATCCAGTTTATCCTGAAACTAGATTTAAGAGACGTTTTAGAATGAGTAGTAGATTATTTAAGCGTATCGTGAATGATATAATCAATTACGATGTCGATCCATTACCACTTCATTTTGAATATTTTAAACAAAAAAATGATGCTATTGGTCGACAAGGTTTTACTACGATAGAGAAATGTACATCCGCGATTCGTCAATTGGCTTACGGTACAACAGCGGACATGTTTGACGAATATTTACAAATGGCTGAAGGTACATCAATTCTCTGTCTCAATAGCTTTTGTAAATGTGTGTTAGAACTATATGTTGATGAATATTTGAGGAAACCAACGAGTAGCGATATAGCTCATTTGTATAGCGCGCACGAAGAAAAACATGGGTTTAAGGGAATGCTTGGAAGCATTGATTACATGCATTGGAAATGGAAGAATTGTCCAAATGCTTGGAAAGGGCAATATACTAGTGACCATCAAGGTCATCCGACCTTAGTTTTTGAAGCAGTTGCTTCATATGATACATGGATTTGGCATGCATTCTTCGGTGCCACAGGTGTAAACAACGATGTTAATGTTTTGAATCAATCTTCGTTGTTTGATGACATTAAGAATGGAAATGCGCCATTTGCCCCATTTACTGTTAATGGAATTGAATACACAAATGGTTATTATTTAGCGGACGGTATTTATCCAGATTGGTCAACATTGATGAAGGCATATTCGACCCCAACCGACGAGCCACGTGCAAAATTTAAAAGATTTCAAGAAAGTGCGCGTAAAGATGTTGAAAGAACATTCGGTATTCTTCAAGGTAGATTCCATATTTTACAAATGGCTGGACGGCCACACACCGTCAACAAGTTGAGGCGGATATTGTATCGTTGTGCGCTCTTGCACAACATGATAGTCGAGGATAATGGCTTCAACATTTCATGGCTAGAGGAAGAATTACTTGGGACTGATGAAGCTAATCCTAACTATGTAAGGAATCGATCTAGAAGTCGTGAAGTTAGAGAACAAGAAATAAGAGATAGAAACATTCACGATCAACTTCGAAATGATCTCACTGAACACATCTGA